Genomic segment of uncultured Desulfobacter sp.:
CGCAATCGTGTGCTGAAGCAGCAAATAAAAGATCAAAAAACCATTGCCGATCTCTATAAAAGAAACAACATGATTTTATCTTCCAGTGGAGACGGTATTTACGGGGTTGATATCCACGGCAAGATTACTTTTTTAAACCCGGCTGCAGAAAAAATGATCGGATGGACCCAAGATCAGATTTTAGGAAAAAGCTCCCACAAAATATTCCATCACAGCCATTCCGACGGAAGCCTGTATAAAGAAAAAGAGTGCCCCCTTCATTTTGCTCTGGATGACGGGGAGAAACGGCGCATTGACAATGAAGTTTTCTGGCGCAGAGACGGCAGCGCATTTTCTGTGAGCTATGTCTCTTCACCCATCATTGAACAGGGGCAGATTACAGGGTCTGTTGTAAGTTTCAGGGATATTTCCGACAGTCTGGCCAAAGATGCCCAGCTCAAGGCCACTAAAAAAGGATTTGAAACCATATTTACTCTGGTTCCCATTCCCATCATCTATGTCAATGACCAAGGATGGATCTACAGGAGGAACAATGCCTTCACAACGCTGCTGGGCTATGATGAACAAGACTTTTTTGACATTGATGATGCACTTGAAAAAATGTTCCCTGACAACGAGATCGGCAAAGAGGGGCGCAGCCGTTTTATGACCCATCTTGACCAGGCCCCGAAACAAGGGGGGACGATCCACCCCAATATGTACAAATTGCTATGCCGGGATAGTGTATATAAAGATATGCTGGTTGGCGGTCGGCTTTTTGAGGAGGGCTACATTTTAACCTTTGTGGATATGACCGATCACGAAGCAACCAAAAAATCGTTGATTACTGCCCGCCAACAGGCGGAAAAAGCCAATGCCGCAAAATCGGAATTTCTGGCCAATATGTCCCATGAGATTCGGACCCCCATGAATGCCATCATCGGAATGAGCCGGTTTCTGCTCGAAACAGATTTGACGGAAAAACAGCTGGACTTTGCCAGGAAAATAGATTTTTCATCCAGGGTTCTTCTGGATATTATCAATGATATTCTGGATTTTTCCAAAATCGAAGCCAGGAAGATCGACATCGACATTCATGATTTTTCTGTTAAAGATATGCTGCTGCCCATTGACTCCATGCTCTCTCCCCTGGCCCAGGAAAAAGGCATTGACTTTTCCATCTCCATAGCACCGGATGTGCCTGAAGTTGTCCGGGGCGATGCCCACAGGCTCAGACAAATTCTAATGAATCTTCTAAGCAATGCCGTCAAGTTTACCCAGAAGGGCGGGGTAACATTGCAAATCAGCGTCAAGCAAGGCCCCCATGACGATGGACAGGTCGGACTTTTGTTTTCAGTCAAAGATACCGGGATCGGCATCAGCCCTAAACAGCAGAAGAAAATATTTGAAGCCTTTTCCCAGGCCGATTCAACCACCACCCGGCGATTTGGCGGAACCGGCCTGGGACTTGCCATCAGCAGGCGGCTGGCCCTGTTGATGGCAAGTGAATTAAAAGTACAATCCATAGAAAATCAGGGCAGCACCTTTTATTTTGAAATCAGCATGGCATTGGGCGACCCTGCCAAGCTCAGGGAAAATCCGGACAATTTAAATAAAATTGCCCCACCGGATTTAAAGGGTTTTTCCATTCTGGTGGTGGAAGATATTGATTTAAAACCTGGAGGTGGCCGTTCGTCTCTTAAATCGGACAGGGGCAGACGTGCTCACCGCAAGAAACGGACGCCAGGCTGTGGATATAGTGGCTGAAACACGGCCTGATTTTATATTCATGGATCTTCAGATGCCGGTCATGGATGGATTTGAGGCGATTTGTACCATCCGTAAAACAGATAAAAATCTGCCGATTATAGCACTTTCCGCCGCTGCCTTATCCGAGGAAGTGGACAGGGCAATACATTTTGGTGCCGATGCCCATATTTCAAAGCCGGTCGACCCCAAGGAACTTTATAGGGCCCTTTGCCGGTATTTGAATGTAGAGGCAAGACCCTTACCCGAACCGTCCGGGCCACAAACTTTTGAACCTGAAACCCGCCCGGATTGCATATCCGAAGCAACGCAGGTGGGTGGACAAGCGTCTGGCCTGCCCCGGCATTTTGATCTGCCCAAAGTCATGGAGGCGGTGGGCAATGATACAGCGTTTTTCATCCGGATCGCTGACATGTTCTTCCAGAACCGGGTTGATCATATGGAGGCCATCCAAAACGCAATTGGGGCTGAAAACGGCCCGGCACTGACAAAGGCGGCACATGCGCTGAAAGGCGCCTTGAGTAATTTTCGCGCACTTGGGGCTCAGCAACAGGCAAATGAATTGGAACTTACGGCAAAAACAGGTGACCTTAGCCAGCTCAAACCACTTTTTTCAAAATTGGAAAAAGAAGTCGCCCTGTTCGAATCTGAACTTAAAATAACCATAGAAAAGATAAACCATGAAAATTTTAATAGCGGAAGATGATCCCATATTTAGAGCCATTCTTGAAAACAACCTTAAAAAATGGGGATATCAGGTTGTATCCACCTCCGACGGGGGACAGGCCTGGGATATCATCAGCAAACCGGGTTGTCCAAACATCGTCATTTCCGATTGGATGATGCCTGAAATAGACGGCCCGCAACTGTGCCGAAAAGTACGTGCCCATGAGGCACCAAGATACGTCTATTTTATTATCCTCACCGCCAAGGGTGAACAACAGGATATCCTCCGGGGCCTTGAAGCCGGCGTCGACGATTATTTAACCAAACCCATTGATTATTCTGAACTCAAATACCGCATCCGCATCGGCGAGCGAATCATCGCACTGGAAGAAAAAGTGCTTGAGCTTGCCCGCAAGGATTCTTTGACAGGAACCTTGAACCGCAGGTCCTTCAATGAGAAACTGGACGAAGCGCTTGAACGGGCCGCGCGCAATAGCCCGCCGTTATCCCTGATCATGACCGACATAGACCATTTCAAGCAGGTGAATGACCGGTACGGCCACATGGTCGGTGACCAGGTTCTCAAGCAGTTTGTCTCCCAGATGAAACAGGTCATACGACCCTATGACTTTATCGGCCGGTGTGGTGGAGAGGAGTTTATCCTATGCCTGCCGGACTGTTCGATCAATCAAGGCAGGGACATTGCAGAGCGCATGAGAAGCAAAATTGAGACAACACCCATACACATATCAACAGGCGGATCGCCCATCCATATTACCGCAAGTTTTGGTATTTCATCATTTTCCTCTGCCGACGAAAAAAATGCGGAACTGCTCATTAAAAAGGCTGACGATGCCTTGTATGAGGCAAAAAGAGACTGCAGAAACTGTGTGCGCATGGCGCAGACATAACCCCCAAACTCAAACGCAGCACCCTCACCTCAAAGCCCTATAAAAGGAAAGCGGGCATGCAATAAAACATACCCGCCTTTATCATCGAAAACTAAATTTCGAATATTATTATTATTTTTTTCTTCTTGTCACACCGGTAAAACCAAGAAGACCAAGCCCAAAAAGAAGCATTGTTGTAGGTTCAGGCGCCTGGGCGCCGCCGCCATCAGTTCCGTTGAGTGTCAGGATTGCAGAGGATGTTGTCCCGTCTGTTCCTGTTACGTAGGCTGTAAAAGTATTTGCACCCAGTGCAATTACCTGGTCTGGCAGAGTAAAATTTCCCAGACCGTCAATGCTGATATTATAAATCCATGTTCCATCAGCCAACTGAATGTCTACATGATCAACACCGACAAGGTTGCCACCTGTCCCATTGAAAAGACCCTCCAATTGGGTGAGATCACTAACATTGGTGTATATCCCATGTCCATCTGTTGCAACTTGAGCCATTTGAGCGGCGTTGTGACCAGGGATACCAACAGTGTGAGTTATTATGCCATCGGAATTGTATGCAGTGGCTGCCTCATTGTAATACGTTCCGACCCCATCGGATAATACGACCTGCATCATTGCCCGACCCGTTGTATGTCCGTTTACCAAAGCACTAGCACCAGCTGAAACCCCAGCGCCTATATTGGTTCCACCTCCTGTTCCTATGCTGTTTATTGCATTAATAACAGTCTGTTTATCGGGATTGAGAGCCGTAAGCTGTCGATATGTATGGCTGTATGAATCAAATCCGATAACAGCAACCGATGTCGTATCTGCCGGCAAGGAATTTACCAGAGCAATTGCCGCTTGTCTTGCGTAAGTAATTCCGCTTCCACCCATACTGCCTGATTCATCAATGACCAATGCCAGGTCAAGTCCCGCGCCGCCAATGGTTCCATCAGCACCGGCTATACCTGTAATCGCCCCATCTACCTGAGACGCCCCAAGGACTGTTCCGGTGGTATAAGTGCTGCCATCAGCAGGGGTTAACCAACTAACAGATGTGGCGGCCATTGCTGTTCCTGCAAAAGAAAAGGCAGCAAAAGCGAATACAAGGGTTAATAACAATTTTCTTTTTAACATGTACTCCTCCTTAAGTTTAAACCAACACAATTATGCCGTTAAGGCAGATAAATAAAAATAACTAGTGTTTAAAAAAACGACTGCAAGCACAGACAGCAAATATCGTACCTACAAGCCATCCCAGTTAATTTTTTTACAACAGTCGCTATCAAAAAAGAGGACACAGCGATTACGATTCATCTAAAATATTAATGATATATAATTATTTATCTTTCACCTAAAGCAGTCAACGACTGACACTCCGCCCGAAACGTCACAATAGTAGGCATGTAATTAATTTCCTAAAATCATGAAAATTATTTCTTAAACCGAAAGTTTGAGAATGATTTTTTTTTCAAAACCATGGTTATATTCCGTTGAGCCTGTCATGGTATTGCCATTTGTTTTTTCTTTTGGTAGACCGTAAAAAGCTTACACAAATGATAATAAATCCATGAATATAACTACAGTACAGGGAGTCAACCACCATGAAGCAGCACGGAATAAACAAATTTAAGATCGTATCGTCTTGGATTAAATGGACAACGGCAATTCTTATTTTCCCTTCTATTGTGTTTGCAACGCAGATGACGACTTCGGACAGTGATTATTCGTCTTTGGATATTGATAAATTAGATGTTGATACGTTGGTAGAAGAATCTCAGGACCAATTGTTGCTTGCAAATCTGAAAAAAAATCTAAAATTAGGCAATCTGGATGCTGTGGGACAACTTTCCTCCATGCTAATAAAAATGGGGAAAAGCACCCCGGATATACTGGCATCCCAGGGCATTTTTCTTGCCAGTAAGGGAAAGAAAAAAGAAGCGTATGACATACTCAGCAAGATTAAAAATGAACCTTTACCCCCATATGCATTATATGCTGATGCCATGCTGCTTAGACTGACTAAGAGCTATGACAAAGCCGTTGAAATCTGTGATAAAGCGATTTTATTGGACCCCAGCCACCCCTTCCCCTGGAACATCAAGGGCAGAACTTATTTTGAAACGGGCGAATATCCAAGTGCCATAAAATGCTTTAAAGAGGCAGTCAGCATAGAACCTAAATTTCTGCCTGCTTTAACCAATCTGGGCGCTGTTTTTTATGTCACTGAAAACTATAGCAAAGCAAGCCAATATTTTAATCAGGCCAAAACGCTTAACCCCCAATCAGCTCAGGCCCTTTACGGACTTGGGGTTTCTCTTAGTAGACTTGGACTGAACGATCAGGCAATAATAGAGCTTGAAAATGCAGTTGAAATTCAACCCAATCATGAATTGGCTTTAGTTGAACTCGCAGGGCTTTATTTGAAACAAAAATCTTACCGAAAAGCGTTGAAAACAGGGGAAACTTTAAAAAAAACAGGAAATACCGATGCGCATAGGACCCTCATCGAGGCATCCCTGCACCTTGGAAATTTGAAAGAAGCCAAAACATATTTGGATGAGGCACCGGAGGAACTGATTTCGGCCAAGTATTTATACGGTGTATACTTTATGCTGAATCATGAAAACAGCCGGGCAATCACGTCTATGCAATCGGTTATTGAACAATCGCCTGACCACTATGGCGCATATTTAGCCCAAATCGTCATCAGATTGTACCTTGGTCAAAGTATTGACCTGGAAAATGATTTCAGACTGAATTGGGGGGACCAATTAAATAAGTCCGTATTTTTTATTCGGGCATGCACCCGGATTGCACAAAATGATTACAGTAAAGCGTATTCAGACCTCCTGACATCTATTGGGCTAATTCAGGGCATTTCGTTTGAAGGCATTTCAGAAAAAGAGTTTGAAACCAATATTTCAAACCGGGAAAGTCGACATTTGTGCATGGGAATGTATCTTTTTTTAAACAATTATCTTGATGCTGCTTTAGATGAATTTGACCAGGCATTGAGGTTAAACCTCAACTCTGGTTTAGCTAGTTTCTGGTCCGGCCAGGCGGCATTGGCGCAGGGGGAAAGGAAGGCGGCATTGGATTTTTTTAAAAAAGCGATCCAGGTTTGGCCTCGTTTTTTTTCGGCACTTTATGCCGCAGGGGAGCTTGAAATTATGTCCGGAAATATTAAAGCGGCTGTAGAATATTACAAAAGAGCAGCTGTAGTGAAAAAAGATCCGGGCGTCCTGGTAAAATTAGGGTTGATCAACGAAAGATTTCAAAATTTTAAAAGTGCAGAAGAACATTACCAGGACTTAATCGATCACCACCCGGCTCTTTTCATTGGGTATAGCCAATTGGCCTGGCTTTATGCAAGACGAGGCGTTAAACAGGACAAAGCCCTGGATCTGGCAAAGAAAGCGGATGAACTTCAACCGGGAAATTCAAGCATACAGGATACACTTGGCTGGATTTATTTTCAAACAAAAGAATACAAAACCGCACTAAAACGATTACAGGAAGCCGATAAAATTGGACCGGACAATCCAACTATTCTCTATCATCTTGCGGCCATTCATCATGCACTCAAAGAGGATAAATTAGCCATACAATATTTGGAAAAAGCGTTGAATCTCTCCAAGCCGTTTGATGAATATAACGTGGCTAAAAATTTAATGGAACGTTTAAAGTAACATTCTTTCATGAAACGTATTGAACAATACCGAGGCAATATATCCGATTACGCTTCCATTATTTTGTTAATGAGATTTCATTTTTAAGGCCGCGACCCTGCGGTTACGCCGGACGGGAATAGTTAGGATAGTGATAAGGCCGCTTTACCATTGTGTGCAAAATAGTCGATGTTGCACCAAAGGCACGGCTTGAAAAAAAGACAAGATTCTGGTAATTCCATTTTTTTGCATAACACTAATTAATTCTTTAGGAATATAAATGAAAAACGCAGATTTTTTGACCGGTATTACCACTTCGGGAACGCCTCACCTCGGCAATTATGTGGGGGCGATTCGTCCGGCTGTTGAATCCAGTAAAAATCCGGACCTGACCTCCTATTATTTTCTGGCAGATTACCACTCCTTGATCAAAAACCATGATCCCAAAAAACGGAAAACGTCTACCCTCGAAATTGCCGCCGCCTGGATTGCGTTAGGACTGGACTACGACAATTGTGTGTTTTACCGGCAGTCTGATATACCCGAAATTCCGGAACTGACCTGGATTTTAACCTGCCTGACCGCCAAGGGTTTGATGAACCGCGCCCATGCGTATAAGGCAGCGGTTCAGGAAAATGAGGAACAGGAAAGAAAAGATCCGGACCAGGGTGTCACCATGGGCCTGTTTTCCTATCCCATTCTCATGGCCGCCGACATTCTCATGTTCAATGCCGCCAAGGTGCCCGTGGGCAAGGATCAGATCCAGCACCTTGAAATGACGCGGGACATTGCCGCAAGATTCAACCATACCTACAAGGAGCTGTTTGTCCAGCCCGAGGCGGTTGTGGATGAAACAGCCGCTGTGCTCTCGGGCCTTGACGGGCGCAAGATGAGCAAAAGCTACAACAACTTTATTCCGCTGTTTGATACGGAAAAACGGCTGCGCAAAATGATCATGAAGATCCAAACCAACTCTTTAGGGCCCGATGAGTCCAAAGATCCCGATACCTGCACCTTGTTCTCAATCTACCGGGCCTTTGCCACCGAGCAGGAGACCAAAAATCTGGCACAACGGTACCGGGAGGGCATTGCTTGGGGAACCATGAAGCAGGAGCTGTTTGAATACATCAATGAAATATTAAAAGAACCCAGACTGCGCTACGAAGAGCTGATGGCCAATCCCAAAGACATTGAAGATATTTTGAAAAAAGGGGCCGTCCGGGCCAGGGAATATTCCGTGCCCTTCCTGGCTAAAGTCAGAAAGAGCGTTGGGATTCAATCACTATCTTAAGTTTTTGTCAGTCCCTTGATCTCTTTGGGGGTAAGGTGCCGCCATTTTCCCGAGGGCAAGGTGCCAAGCTGGACATTGGCCATGCGAATGCGTTTGAGCATGGCCACCTCATTGCCGGTTTTGCCCACCATTTTCCGGATCTGGCGGTTTAATCCCTGCTTTAAAACAATTTTAAATCCGGTTTCAGAAACCCGGCGGACCCTGGCCCGCCGGGTTTTTTGTCCGTCGATCACCATGCCCTGGGCCATGGCGGTCAAGTCCTG
This window contains:
- the trpS gene encoding tryptophan--tRNA ligase, which translates into the protein MKNADFLTGITTSGTPHLGNYVGAIRPAVESSKNPDLTSYYFLADYHSLIKNHDPKKRKTSTLEIAAAWIALGLDYDNCVFYRQSDIPEIPELTWILTCLTAKGLMNRAHAYKAAVQENEEQERKDPDQGVTMGLFSYPILMAADILMFNAAKVPVGKDQIQHLEMTRDIAARFNHTYKELFVQPEAVVDETAAVLSGLDGRKMSKSYNNFIPLFDTEKRLRKMIMKIQTNSLGPDESKDPDTCTLFSIYRAFATEQETKNLAQRYREGIAWGTMKQELFEYINEILKEPRLRYEELMANPKDIEDILKKGAVRAREYSVPFLAKVRKSVGIQSLS
- a CDS encoding ATP-binding protein; translated protein: MNFLAGTLLKDLFDTNEVHNYGDTMHYSFLVNENGYYLKSELFPDKEFAFMFSDCKDKRFSIDFPEAWQGALKGKKQIETDQGIFLTSVLPVPISLLKSQQTDIGKIDSSNHWYLFHFITQESIKQKSFIYGPWQPIIISMLVFIALMVGFFLAQRNRVLKQQIKDQKTIADLYKRNNMILSSSGDGIYGVDIHGKITFLNPAAEKMIGWTQDQILGKSSHKIFHHSHSDGSLYKEKECPLHFALDDGEKRRIDNEVFWRRDGSAFSVSYVSSPIIEQGQITGSVVSFRDISDSLAKDAQLKATKKGFETIFTLVPIPIIYVNDQGWIYRRNNAFTTLLGYDEQDFFDIDDALEKMFPDNEIGKEGRSRFMTHLDQAPKQGGTIHPNMYKLLCRDSVYKDMLVGGRLFEEGYILTFVDMTDHEATKKSLITARQQAEKANAAKSEFLANMSHEIRTPMNAIIGMSRFLLETDLTEKQLDFARKIDFSSRVLLDIINDILDFSKIEARKIDIDIHDFSVKDMLLPIDSMLSPLAQEKGIDFSISIAPDVPEVVRGDAHRLRQILMNLLSNAVKFTQKGGVTLQISVKQGPHDDGQVGLLFSVKDTGIGISPKQQKKIFEAFSQADSTTTRRFGGTGLGLAISRRLALLMASELKVQSIENQGSTFYFEISMALGDPAKLRENPDNLNKIAPPDLKGFSILVVEDIDLKPGGGRSSLKSDRGRRAHRKKRTPGCGYSG
- a CDS encoding response regulator, which encodes MLTARNGRQAVDIVAETRPDFIFMDLQMPVMDGFEAICTIRKTDKNLPIIALSAAALSEEVDRAIHFGADAHISKPVDPKELYRALCRYLNVEARPLPEPSGPQTFEPETRPDCISEATQVGGQASGLPRHFDLPKVMEAVGNDTAFFIRIADMFFQNRVDHMEAIQNAIGAENGPALTKAAHALKGALSNFRALGAQQQANELELTAKTGDLSQLKPLFSKLEKEVALFESELKITIEKINHENFNSGR
- a CDS encoding VWA domain-containing protein, producing the protein MLKRKLLLTLVFAFAAFSFAGTAMAATSVSWLTPADGSTYTTGTVLGASQVDGAITGIAGADGTIGGAGLDLALVIDESGSMGGSGITYARQAAIALVNSLPADTTSVAVIGFDSYSHTYRQLTALNPDKQTVINAINSIGTGGGTNIGAGVSAGASALVNGHTTGRAMMQVVLSDGVGTYYNEAATAYNSDGIITHTVGIPGHNAAQMAQVATDGHGIYTNVSDLTQLEGLFNGTGGNLVGVDHVDIQLADGTWIYNISIDGLGNFTLPDQVIALGANTFTAYVTGTDGTTSSAILTLNGTDGGGAQAPEPTTMLLFGLGLLGFTGVTRRKK
- a CDS encoding diguanylate cyclase, with translation MKILIAEDDPIFRAILENNLKKWGYQVVSTSDGGQAWDIISKPGCPNIVISDWMMPEIDGPQLCRKVRAHEAPRYVYFIILTAKGEQQDILRGLEAGVDDYLTKPIDYSELKYRIRIGERIIALEEKVLELARKDSLTGTLNRRSFNEKLDEALERAARNSPPLSLIMTDIDHFKQVNDRYGHMVGDQVLKQFVSQMKQVIRPYDFIGRCGGEEFILCLPDCSINQGRDIAERMRSKIETTPIHISTGGSPIHITASFGISSFSSADEKNAELLIKKADDALYEAKRDCRNCVRMAQT
- a CDS encoding tetratricopeptide repeat protein; the protein is MKQHGINKFKIVSSWIKWTTAILIFPSIVFATQMTTSDSDYSSLDIDKLDVDTLVEESQDQLLLANLKKNLKLGNLDAVGQLSSMLIKMGKSTPDILASQGIFLASKGKKKEAYDILSKIKNEPLPPYALYADAMLLRLTKSYDKAVEICDKAILLDPSHPFPWNIKGRTYFETGEYPSAIKCFKEAVSIEPKFLPALTNLGAVFYVTENYSKASQYFNQAKTLNPQSAQALYGLGVSLSRLGLNDQAIIELENAVEIQPNHELALVELAGLYLKQKSYRKALKTGETLKKTGNTDAHRTLIEASLHLGNLKEAKTYLDEAPEELISAKYLYGVYFMLNHENSRAITSMQSVIEQSPDHYGAYLAQIVIRLYLGQSIDLENDFRLNWGDQLNKSVFFIRACTRIAQNDYSKAYSDLLTSIGLIQGISFEGISEKEFETNISNRESRHLCMGMYLFLNNYLDAALDEFDQALRLNLNSGLASFWSGQAALAQGERKAALDFFKKAIQVWPRFFSALYAAGELEIMSGNIKAAVEYYKRAAVVKKDPGVLVKLGLINERFQNFKSAEEHYQDLIDHHPALFIGYSQLAWLYARRGVKQDKALDLAKKADELQPGNSSIQDTLGWIYFQTKEYKTALKRLQEADKIGPDNPTILYHLAAIHHALKEDKLAIQYLEKALNLSKPFDEYNVAKNLMERLK